The DNA window TCAAGGTGCTGGAGCTCTCCGCGCTCAAGGGCGTCTTCGAGGACGTCGTCGCCGAGACCGTCTCCTATGTCAACGCGCCGCTCTTCGCCCAGGAGCGCGGCGTCGAGGTACGGCTGACCACCAGCAGCGAGTCGCCGGAGCACCGCAACGTCATCACGGTGCGCGGCACCCTCGCCGACGGCAGCGAGGTGTCGGTCTCCGGCACCCTCTCCGGCCCCAAGCGCATCCAGAAGATCGTCGGCGTCGACTCCTTCGACGTGGACGTGGTCCTCACCGACCACATGGCGTTCTTCCAGTACGAGGACCGGCCGGGCGTGGTCGGCACCCTCGGCCGGATCCTCGGCGACGCCTCCATCAACATCGCGGGCATGCAGGTCGCCCGGGACGACGAGTCCGGCCAGGCGCTGGTGTCGCTCACCGTGGACAGCGAGATCCCGCAGCCGGTGCTGGGCGAGATCGCCGCCGAGATCGGCGCCCGGTTCGCCCGCTCGGTGGACCTCGGCGACTGACCCCGCCCCACCCGGTCCCGCACCTGCGAGGGCCCCGCTGCCACCCGGCGGCGGGGCCCTTGTGCATTCCCTCGCCGGGGGGTGGCCGTCTCAGATAGTAGGAAGTCCGAGTAATTCCGCGACATCGGTCGCCACCTCGGCGTACCGTGAAGAAGCCATACGGTTCGCGGCCCTTGTGTCCGGCCAACCCCGCCGGACTGCCGCCCGTCTGTGCCGTACGCGATTGGGCAGGCCACCCCTGCCGGCGTACCGCCGCCCCCGCCATGTCGAGGCCCTGCACCCAGCACAGCTGCATCTCCCCTGCCCCGGAATGACACGGAACGGAGTCCCGGTATGCCCACCACCACGCCTGACACCACCGCCAAGCGCGAGGACACCGCGCGCCGCAACGCCGCCGCAGCCCTCCAGCGGGCCCTGGACCGCCGTGACAACGGCGGCGCGACCGGCCACTGACCCCCGGACGCCACTGATCGTCCGGACGGGTGAGGCCGAAATCGCCCGAACGAGTGCACCCGGCCGCCCCCGGGCCCGCCGCCCAGGCCTCTCGGCGGGCCGATCGTAATTTGATCCCTCCGGGAGGGTGATCGCCGCTCGCGCGGTGCGTGCGGCCGCCGACCGGCTGCGGAGGGCCCCCGTACCTCCGCAGCGGGCCGCGGATCAGTCAACCCCTTCCGGGGGAGGCCGATCCGTGCGTACGCCCCGACCCCAGGACACCGTCCACCGCCGCCGGGCCCTGGTACGCCGGGCCGCAGCGGGCAGCGTGGTGCTCGCCCTGCTCGCGGCCCCCGGCCTGCTCGACCACACCCCACCGGGCGGCGCCGAACCCGTCTCCCGGGCCGAGACCGCCCCCACACCGGACGGCGACCCGGTCACCGCCCTGCTGGAACTGGACACCGCCACCAGCTGGCAGGCGTGGCGCAGCGCCCAGGAGAGCGCCCGCCGCGCCCGCCGCTCACCGGAGGCCACCCGCCGCGCCGCCGCGTCCGCCGGTGGACAGCAGCGCCGCATGATCGCCACTGCCGCCGACCGCATTGCACAGGAGCTGCGCACCGCCGTCCCCGACGCCCAGGTCCTCTACCGCACCCTCGCCGTGGTCTCCGGCCTGGCCGTACGGGTGCCCGCCGGGGAACTGGGCGCACTGCGCTCGCTGCCCGGCGTCCGCGCGGTCCACCCGATCGCCCACAAGCACCGCGCCAACGCCTACTCCGTACCGCTCACCGGCTCTCCCACCGTCTGGGCCGGAACGGACGCGGTACCCGGGAACACCGGGCAGGGCGTCACCATCGGCATCGTCGACAGCGGCATCGACTACACCCACGCCGACTTCGGCGGCCCCGGCACCGCCGCCGCCTTCAAGGCCGTGGACGGCAGCCGGCCCGCACCTCCCGGGCTCTTCCCCAACGCCAAGGTCGTCGGCGGCTGGGACTTCGTCGGCGACGACTACAACACCGACCCCGCCGAGCCGTCCTACGACCCGAAACCGCACCCGGACGCCAACCCGCTCGACTGCACCGCCAACGGGCACGGCACCCATGTCGCGGGCACCGCCGCCGGGTTCGGCGTCACCCGCGACGGCGCGACCTATACCGGCCCCTACCGGCCGGGGCTGGACCCCGACTCCTTCCTGGTCGGCCCCGGCGCCGCGCCCGGCGCCCGGCTGTACGCGCTGCGGGTCTTCGGCTGCAACGGTGCCAGCGACGAGATCGCCCACGCCCTGGACCGGGCCGCCGACCCCAACCAGGACGGCGACTTCTCCGACCGGCTGGACGTGGTCAACCTCTCCCTCGGCGGCAGCTTCGGCGACCCCGGCGACGGCGACGCGGTGGCCGCCGAGCGGCTGGCCGCCACGGGCACGGTGGTGGTCGCCTCGGCGGGCAACGACGGCGATGTCTACGGCGTCGGCTCCAGCCCGGCCATCGCCCCCCGGGTCATCTCCGTCGCCGCCTCGGTCGACGGCCACACCGACGCCGACGGCATCCGCATCCTGCCCCCACCCGGCGCGAGCCCAGGCGCCGCAGCCGCTGCCCCGGGCGGCCCGGCCTCCGGCGGCGGGGGAGCGGGCACGGTGGGTTCAGGCCCGGGCGGCCCGGTGCAGGGTTCAGCCGGGCGGCCCGGCTTGGGTGACGCGGCGTCGGCCAGTGGGGGCACAGGCGGCGGTGACGTTGCCTCGTCAGTGCGCGCCATCGGGCCCGGCCTGGGTGGCGTGGCTTCGGCCGGCGGGGGAGCGGGTCCGGGCGGCCCGGTCGGGCGGCCCGGTCCGGGGGGTGGGGGCGGCGCTACCGCTGCTGTCCGGGCCGGCCGGCCCGTGCCGGGCGGGCCCGCTGTGGATCCGGGCGTGCCCGTGGAACCCGGGCCCGAGGCCGGGGCTGTCGTGCCCGCTCACTGGAGCAGCAAGTACACCGGATGGGACACCCAGGACGTCACCGGGGAGCTCGTCCTGCCCGGGCCAGGCAACGCCGACGGCTGTACGCCCTTCGGGCCCGCCGACGCCGCCCGGCTGCGCGGCCGGGTCGCGGTGGTCGCCTGGACCACCCGGGACTCCGACCGGGCCTGCGGCTCCGGCGCCCGCGCCGACCGGGCCGCCGACGCCGGGGCAGTCGGGGTGATCTTCGCCGCCGACGGCGACGAGATCGGCGAGATCGCGGGCAACGCCCGCATCCCGGCCGTGATCGTGGCCCGGGAGGACGGCGAGCGGCTGCGCGCCGCCGCCGCGTCGGCCACCCCCGTACGGGTGCAGCTCGCCGCCCCCGGCAACACCCTGCGCGGCTCGGTCGCGCAGGACCAGCCGGAGCGGACCGACATGCTCGCCGAGTTCTCCTCCCGGGGCAATGGACTGCCCGGCCTGGTCAAGCCGGACATCACCGCGCCCGGCGAGACCATCCTCTCCGCCGCCGTGGGCACCGGCAGCCGGGGCGTCCGCAAGGACGGCACCTCCATGTCGGCGCCGCACCTCGCCGGAGTCGCCGCCCTGGTCCGCGCCGCCCACCCGGAGTGGACGGCGGAGCAGGTCAAGGCCGCCCTGATGAACACCGCCAACGCCGACCTGACCACCGGCCCCAGGGGCACCGGAGAGGTGTACGGGCCGGAGCGGGTGGGCGCCGGGCGGGTCCGCGCCGACCTGGCCGTCCGCACCCCCGCCATCGCCTATGCGGTCGGCGAGGGGGTGCCGACCGGCGCGGTGGGCGTCTCCTTCGGCGAGGTGCCGGTCACCGGCCCGCTCTCGCTCACCCGCGAGGTGGAGGTCCGCAACCTGGGCGACCGGCCGCTCACCTACCGCACCGGCTACCGCGCCGCCACCGAGGTCCGGGGGGCGGGGTACACGGTCTCCCCGGCGGAGGTGGCCGTCCCGGTGGGCGGCACCGCCCGGGTCCGGGTCACCCTGGCGGTACCGGTGCCCGCCGCGCTGGACCGGCACCCCGACCCGACCCTCGAACTGCGGCAGGCCGGACACGCCCGCGTCTACCGTCCGGAGGCCTCCGGCCGGCTGCTGCTCACCCCCGTGGGCGACGCCCCGGAAGCGCCGCAGCTGCGGGTGCCGGTCTTCGCCGCCCCGCGCCCCGCGTCCGAGCTGGCCGGGGAACTCTCCGCCCGCCTGCCGATCGACCTGGCGGGCCGACCGGGCCTGCTGCTCCGGATCGGTGGCGAAGCCGCCCCCGCCGGGCCGAGGGCCGAGCCGTCCTCGCTGGTCAGCGCCTTCGTCCTGGGCGGTCAGGGCACCCGCTGGCCGGACTGCGGCCCCCGCCACTCCCCGGGCAGGGACTGTGCCTCCTCCCCCCGGGACCGGATCGCCGACCTGCGGCTGGCGGGCGCGGCCAGCGATGCACCGGCGGTCGCCGCCCGGGGCGGCGACCCGCTGGAGGACGGCATCCTCTATCTGGTGGCGACCACCTGGGCGGCGGCTGCCACCCCGGTGGGCAAGGCCGCGGTGCGGGCTTCGCTGGACACCGACGGCGACGGCCGCACCGATGTGGTGGTCGAGGCCGACCGGCTGACCGGCAGCGATGTCCTGGTCGCCCGCACCCTGGACGCCACCACCGGCAAGGAACTGGATGTGCAGCCGCTCAACGGCCGGTGGGGCGACACCGACACGGGCCTGCTGGACAGCGACACCGTGGTGCTGCCGGTGCGGCTCTCCGCACTGCCCGGCCTGCGGCAGAGCACCGCGCGGATCCGGTACGCCCTGTGGACCGGGCTGCCGCAGAGCAGCGGCGTCCCCGATGCGGGCCGCGCCCTGGACGCGATCGGGCTGGTCGACGGCCACCCGTCGCTGCCGCTGAATGTGCTGCACCCGGCGCTGGACATCCGGGTCGGCGCGGGCGGCCGGGCGGCGGTGGCGGTGCCGGAGGAGCCGGGCACGCTGCTGGCGGTGCGCCGCGACCTGTGGGCGTACGCCTTGCAGGGCCCGGGCGCGCTGCTGCTGGTCCACCATGGCAACGCCGCCGGCCGGCGCACCCAGGTGGTGCCGCTGCCGATCTGGTGAACGCCGCCGATCTGGTGAACGCCGGGCCCGGCCCGACCGGTCACACCCCGCCGGTCGGGCCGCTGACCAGCCATCGTCCATATAGCGGACACGGGATGTCAGCCCCTGGACGGCCGAGTAGGGTTCCGGACATGTCTCGCAGCATCCGCCTCGCAGTGATCCCCGGTGACGGTATCGGCCAGGAAGTCGTGGCCGAGGGCCTCAAGGTGCTCGGCGCGGCGCTGCCGTCCGGCACCAAGGTCGAGACCACCGAGTACGACCTCGGCGCCCGCCGCTGGCACGCCACCGGAGAGACCCTGCCGGACTCGGTGCTGGAGGAGCTCAAGGGCCACGACGCCATCCTGCTCGGCGCGGTCGGCGACCCGTCGGTGCCGTCCGGCGTGCTGGAGCGCGGGCTGCTGCTCAAGCTCCGCTTCGCCTTCGACCACCATGTCAACCTCCGCCCGGGCAAGCTCTTCCCCGGCGTGAAGTCGCCGCTGGCGGGCGAGCCGCAGATCGACTTCGTGGTGGTCCGCGAGGGCACCGAGGGCCCGTACGTCGGCAACGGCGGCACGCTGCGCGCCGGAACCCCGCACGAGGTGGCCACCGAGGTCTCGCTCAACACCGCCTTCGGCATCGAGCGCGTGGTCCGCGACGCCTACCGCCGCGCCGCCGCCCGGCCGCGCAAGAAGCTCACCCTGGTCCACAAGAACAATGTGCTGGTGCACGCCGGCCACCTGTGGAGCTCGATCTTCGCGCGGGTCGGCCAGGAGTTCCCCGAGGTCACCACCGACTATCTGCATGTGGACGCGGCGACGATCTTCTTTGTCACCCAGCCCGAGCGGTTCGACGTGATCGTCACCGACAACCTCTTCGGCGACATCCTCACCGACCTGGCCGCCGCCGTGACCGGCGGGATCGGGCTGGCCGCCAGCGGCAACATCAACCCGAGCGGCGACTTCCCGTCGATGTTCGAGCCGGTGCACGGCTCCGCGCCGGACATCGCCGGTCAGGGCAAGGCCGACCCCACCGCCACGGTGCTCTCGGTCGCCATGCTGCTGGAGCACCTCGGTCTGGCGGAGGAGGCCGCCCGGATCGAGGCGGCCGTCGCCGCCGACCTCGCCGAGCGGATCGACGGTCCGGTCCGCTCCACCTCCCAGATCGGCGACGCGCTCGCCGCCCGAGTAGCCGGCTGACCGGCACTCACCCGCGCCCTTCCCCGCGAAGCGGCCCGGACAGCTTGCCGGAACACGGGCTCCGCCCCCGGCAGGCATCCCGGGCCGCTTCGCGACGTTTCGCAGGGGAATCACCACCGACCGTGACCGACCGGTCGTTCGATACCCCACGGCTGTCCGACCCGGCCCTCGGGATGCGACCATCGAACCTGGGCCCCGGTCCCTCGGCTGTGCCGAGAGGCGTCCGGCGGCCCGCCACGACGAGACGGTGAAGGACTCACGCAGCCATGACCACGGCACCCCTTGCCCAGGCCCCCCTCACGATCGCACTCAAGCCCTCCTCGCACCCGCTGCCCGCAGCGGAGCGTGAGGCCCGGCTGGCCAGCCCCGGCTTCGGCCGCGTCTTCACCGACCACATGGTGACCATCCGCTGGACCGAGGGCCAGGGCTGGCACGACGCCCAGCTGGTGCCGTACGGGCCGCTGGAGATCGACCCGGCCAATATGACGCTGCACTACGGCCAGTCGATCTTCGAGGGCCTGAAGGCATACCGCCGGGCCGACGGGAGCATCGCCACCTTCCGGCCGACCGCCAACGCCGAGCGGTTCCAGTCCTCCGCCCGCCGGCTGGCCATGCCCGAGCTGCCGGTGGAGACCTTTGTCGAGGCGGTCGAGGTGCTGGTCCGGCAGGACCGCGACTGGGTGCCCACCCAGCCCGAGCAGTCCCTCTACCTGCGGCCCTTCATGTTCGCCACCGAGGTCGGCCTCGGCGTGCGCCCGGCCGACGAGTACCTCTTCATGCTGATCGCCTCCCCGGCCGGGGCCTACTTCCCCGGCGGCGTCAAGCCGGTCTCGGTCTGGCTCTCCGAGGAGTATGTGCGCGCCGCACCCGGCGGCACCGGCGCCGCCAAGTGCGCCGGCAACTACGCCGCCTCGCTGGTCGCCCAGGCCCAGGCCGCCGAGAAGGGCTGCGACCAGGTCGTCTGGCTGGACGCCGTGGAGCGCCGCTGGATCGAGGAGATGGGTGGCATGAACCTGTACTTCGTGTACGGGGAGGGCGAGGACGCCCGCATCGTCACCCCCGAGCTCTCCGGCTCCCTGCTCCCCGGTATCACCCGCGACTCCCTGCTGCGGCTGGCCGCCGACCTCGGCCATGAGACCGCCGAGGCCCGTATCTCCATCGACGACTGGAAGAACGGCAACGCCGACGGCACCCTCACCGAGGTCTTCGCCTGCGGCACCGCCGCCGTGATCACCCCGGTCGGCTCGGTGAAGTCCACCCGCGCCGACTGGACCGTCGGCAGCGGTGAGCCGGGCCCGGTCACCATGCGGCTGCGTGAGGCCCTGCTGGCCGTGCAGACCGGCCAGGCCCCCGACACCCACGGCTGGATGCACACCATCTGCTGACGCCCACCCCACCGCAGACGTCCGCGCGGGCGGCCCGATGATCCCATCGGGCCGCCCGCATGGTGAGACCGGTTCGGTCGAAGCGGCAGAGCTGTGCAAGACTGCGACCGTGTCCTCGCTCGTCGTGATTATTGGCAGCAGGCGCGCCGGTCCGCAGTGACCGCTCCGACGAACCGACTCGGAGCGACCATCGTGTCCCAGACCCGCGCGCAGACCTCTCGCACCCGCGAGGGGTCTTTTGTTTTGGACCGGCGACGTGAGACCTCCCACAAGGAGGCCGAAGACGCCGATCGGCGCCCGCGGGGAGGGGGACAGTGGAGCCGGGAACCCGGCAGGCACTACCCACCCGGACAGGAGATCCACGGCCATGACCGAGGCCAGCAGCAGCGAGGCCGCCAGCAACAAGGCGGTCGGCAACCAGGAGAGCATCAGGGAGACCGGCCCTTCGGGCGACGCCTTCCACGTCTTCGACACCACCCTGCGCGACGGGGCGCAGCGCGAGGGCATCAACCTCACCGTCGCGGACAAGCTCACCATCGCCCGGTACCTGGACGAGTTCGGCGTCGGCTTCATCGAGGGCGGCTGGCCCGGCGCCAACCCCCGCGACACCGAGTTCTTCGCCCGCGCCCAGACCGAACTGGACCTGCGGCACGCACAGCTGGTCGCCTTCGGCGCCACCCGCCGGGCCGGTGGCAGCGCCGCCGAGGACCCCCAGCTGGCCGCCCTGGTAGCCTCCGGCGCCCCCGTGGTCACCCTGGTCGCCAAGTCCCACGACCGCCATGTGGAACTGGCCCTGCGCACCACCCTGGAAGAGAACCTGGAGATGGTCCGGGACAGCGTGCGGTATCTGCGCGCCGAGGGCCGCCGCGTCTTCATCGACTGCGAGCACTTCTTCGACGGCTACCGGGCCAACCGGGACTACGCCCTCGCCGTGGTACGGGCCGCCCATGAGGCCGGCGCCGATGTGGTGGTGCTCTGCGACACCAACGGCGGCACGCTCCCCGGTGAGCTCCGCGCGATCGTCGCGGAGGTGCTCGCCGAGACCGGTGCCCGCATCGGCATCCACGCCCAGGACGACACCGGCTGCGCCGTCGCCAACACCCTGGCCGCCGTCGACGCCGGGGCCACCCATGTGCAGTGCACCGCCAACGGCTACGGCGAGCGGGTCGGCAATGCCAACCTCTTCCCGGTGGTCGCGGCCCTGGAGCTGAAGCTCGACCGCCGGGTGCTGCCCGCCGGCCGGCTCGCCGAGATGACCCGCATCTCGCACGCCATCGCCGAGGTGGTCAACCTCTCGCCCTCCACCCACCAGCCCTATGTCGGCGTCTCCGCCTTCGCCCACAAGGCGGGGCTGCACGCCTCCGCCATCAAGGTCGACCCCGACCTGTACCAGCACATCGACCCCGAGCTGGTCGGCAACACCATGCGGATGCTGGTCTCCGACATGGCCGGCCGCGCCTCGGTGGAGCTCAAGGGCAAGGAGCTCGGCTACGACCTCTCCGCCGACCGCGACCTGGTCGGCCGGGTGGTCGCCCGGATCAAGAAGCAGGAGAAGGCCGGGTACAGCTACGAGGCCGCCGACGCCTCCTTCGAACTGCTGCTCCGCGACGAGGTGAAGGGCAGCCGGGAGCGCTTCTTCACCGTGGAGTCCTGGCGGGCCATCGTCGAGCAGACCCCGGCGGGCGGCGCGGTCAACGAGGCCACCGTGAAGCTCTGGGCCAAGGGCGAGCGGATCGTCTCCACCGGCGAGGGCAACG is part of the Peterkaempfera bronchialis genome and encodes:
- the cimA gene encoding citramalate synthase, whose translation is MTEASSSEAASNKAVGNQESIRETGPSGDAFHVFDTTLRDGAQREGINLTVADKLTIARYLDEFGVGFIEGGWPGANPRDTEFFARAQTELDLRHAQLVAFGATRRAGGSAAEDPQLAALVASGAPVVTLVAKSHDRHVELALRTTLEENLEMVRDSVRYLRAEGRRVFIDCEHFFDGYRANRDYALAVVRAAHEAGADVVVLCDTNGGTLPGELRAIVAEVLAETGARIGIHAQDDTGCAVANTLAAVDAGATHVQCTANGYGERVGNANLFPVVAALELKLDRRVLPAGRLAEMTRISHAIAEVVNLSPSTHQPYVGVSAFAHKAGLHASAIKVDPDLYQHIDPELVGNTMRMLVSDMAGRASVELKGKELGYDLSADRDLVGRVVARIKKQEKAGYSYEAADASFELLLRDEVKGSRERFFTVESWRAIVEQTPAGGAVNEATVKLWAKGERIVSTGEGNGPVDALDRALRTALERIYPQLAKLELVDYKVRILEGRHGTGSETRVLVDTSDGTREWSTVGVASNVIAASWQALDDAYTYGLLRAGVDPEA
- a CDS encoding 3-isopropylmalate dehydrogenase — its product is MSRSIRLAVIPGDGIGQEVVAEGLKVLGAALPSGTKVETTEYDLGARRWHATGETLPDSVLEELKGHDAILLGAVGDPSVPSGVLERGLLLKLRFAFDHHVNLRPGKLFPGVKSPLAGEPQIDFVVVREGTEGPYVGNGGTLRAGTPHEVATEVSLNTAFGIERVVRDAYRRAAARPRKKLTLVHKNNVLVHAGHLWSSIFARVGQEFPEVTTDYLHVDAATIFFVTQPERFDVIVTDNLFGDILTDLAAAVTGGIGLAASGNINPSGDFPSMFEPVHGSAPDIAGQGKADPTATVLSVAMLLEHLGLAEEAARIEAAVAADLAERIDGPVRSTSQIGDALAARVAG
- a CDS encoding branched-chain amino acid aminotransferase, which gives rise to MTTAPLAQAPLTIALKPSSHPLPAAEREARLASPGFGRVFTDHMVTIRWTEGQGWHDAQLVPYGPLEIDPANMTLHYGQSIFEGLKAYRRADGSIATFRPTANAERFQSSARRLAMPELPVETFVEAVEVLVRQDRDWVPTQPEQSLYLRPFMFATEVGLGVRPADEYLFMLIASPAGAYFPGGVKPVSVWLSEEYVRAAPGGTGAAKCAGNYAASLVAQAQAAEKGCDQVVWLDAVERRWIEEMGGMNLYFVYGEGEDARIVTPELSGSLLPGITRDSLLRLAADLGHETAEARISIDDWKNGNADGTLTEVFACGTAAVITPVGSVKSTRADWTVGSGEPGPVTMRLREALLAVQTGQAPDTHGWMHTIC
- a CDS encoding S8 family serine peptidase, giving the protein MRTPRPQDTVHRRRALVRRAAAGSVVLALLAAPGLLDHTPPGGAEPVSRAETAPTPDGDPVTALLELDTATSWQAWRSAQESARRARRSPEATRRAAASAGGQQRRMIATAADRIAQELRTAVPDAQVLYRTLAVVSGLAVRVPAGELGALRSLPGVRAVHPIAHKHRANAYSVPLTGSPTVWAGTDAVPGNTGQGVTIGIVDSGIDYTHADFGGPGTAAAFKAVDGSRPAPPGLFPNAKVVGGWDFVGDDYNTDPAEPSYDPKPHPDANPLDCTANGHGTHVAGTAAGFGVTRDGATYTGPYRPGLDPDSFLVGPGAAPGARLYALRVFGCNGASDEIAHALDRAADPNQDGDFSDRLDVVNLSLGGSFGDPGDGDAVAAERLAATGTVVVASAGNDGDVYGVGSSPAIAPRVISVAASVDGHTDADGIRILPPPGASPGAAAAAPGGPASGGGGAGTVGSGPGGPVQGSAGRPGLGDAASASGGTGGGDVASSVRAIGPGLGGVASAGGGAGPGGPVGRPGPGGGGGATAAVRAGRPVPGGPAVDPGVPVEPGPEAGAVVPAHWSSKYTGWDTQDVTGELVLPGPGNADGCTPFGPADAARLRGRVAVVAWTTRDSDRACGSGARADRAADAGAVGVIFAADGDEIGEIAGNARIPAVIVAREDGERLRAAAASATPVRVQLAAPGNTLRGSVAQDQPERTDMLAEFSSRGNGLPGLVKPDITAPGETILSAAVGTGSRGVRKDGTSMSAPHLAGVAALVRAAHPEWTAEQVKAALMNTANADLTTGPRGTGEVYGPERVGAGRVRADLAVRTPAIAYAVGEGVPTGAVGVSFGEVPVTGPLSLTREVEVRNLGDRPLTYRTGYRAATEVRGAGYTVSPAEVAVPVGGTARVRVTLAVPVPAALDRHPDPTLELRQAGHARVYRPEASGRLLLTPVGDAPEAPQLRVPVFAAPRPASELAGELSARLPIDLAGRPGLLLRIGGEAAPAGPRAEPSSLVSAFVLGGQGTRWPDCGPRHSPGRDCASSPRDRIADLRLAGAASDAPAVAARGGDPLEDGILYLVATTWAAAATPVGKAAVRASLDTDGDGRTDVVVEADRLTGSDVLVARTLDATTGKELDVQPLNGRWGDTDTGLLDSDTVVLPVRLSALPGLRQSTARIRYALWTGLPQSSGVPDAGRALDAIGLVDGHPSLPLNVLHPALDIRVGAGGRAAVAVPEEPGTLLAVRRDLWAYALQGPGALLLVHHGNAAGRRTQVVPLPIW